In Malus sylvestris chromosome 15, drMalSylv7.2, whole genome shotgun sequence, a single genomic region encodes these proteins:
- the LOC126604510 gene encoding probable mediator of RNA polymerase II transcription subunit 26c, protein MDHDDFRTILESSGVDIWTFMDTAIAVALADYGTELKHRRDGIVERLYATASVPPQCPNCNADGPNGPNVNQPKAVSPYTPQSVGGDGGEEDEEELDPYAGLFDDEPKNILDIKKHLEDPYQSEDTLVELLQSLADMEISVQELKEADIGKRVSQLRKQHPSDVVRRLAKQIINKWKGIVNEWVKLHGEQPSSSTMVDEDSPQQKIPQNGLHQVPDFAYSPNPHNGSSGSDKNYSEPERKPKAVPRRIAPPKPKPTQWTPVSASAPQNRQMGQKESDLDSDRLASARRRLQANYREAENAKKQRTIQVMDIHEIPKPKNSFIARNKGGGGGGGGGSGSHQGRHW, encoded by the exons ATGGACCACGACGACTTCCGGACCATCTTAGAAAGCTCGGGAGTGGATATATGGACGTTCATGGACACTGCCATAGCTGTCGCTTTGGCCGATTATGGCACTGAGCTCAAGCACCGGAGGGATGGCATTGTCGAGCGCCTCTATGCCACAGCTTCCGTTCCACCTCAATGCCCGAACTGCAATGCTGATGGGCCTAATGGGCCCAATGTTAACCAGCCCAAAGCAGTTTCACCGTACACTCCGCAGTCTGTTGGTGGAGATGGTGGtgaggaggatgaggaggagtTGGATCCCTATGCAGGGTTGTTTGATGATGAGCCAAAGAATATTCTAGACATCAAGAAGCATCTTGAGGATCCTTATCAG TCTGAGGATACTCTGGTTGAGTTGCTTCAAAGTCTAGCAGATATGGAAATATCAGTCCAAGAACTCAAG GAGGCTGATATTGGAAAGCGTGTGAGTCAATTGCGGAAGCAGCATCCAAGCGATGTTGTTAGGAGATTGGCAAAGCAAATTATCAA taAATGGAAAGGTATTGTGAATGAATGGGTCAAGTTACATGGAGAACAACCATCATCTTCAACAATGG TTGATGAAGACTCACCGCAGCAGAAAATTCCCCAAAATGGCCTTCACCAG GTTCCTGATTTTGCATACTCTCCAAATCCTCACA ATGGGAGTTCTGGGTCAGACAAGAACTATTCAGAACCAGAACGCAAGCCAAAGGCAGTTCCTAGGAGGATTGCtccaccaaaaccaaaacctacACAATGGACCCCTGTGTCTGCTTCTGCTCCTCAAAAT AGACAGATGGGGCAGAAGGAAAGCGATTTAGACTCTGATAGATTGGCTTCTGCAAGAAGACGACTTCAGGCAAATTATAGAGAAGCTGAAAATG CCAAAAAGCAGAGAACAATTCAAGTGATGGACATCCATGAGATACCAAAGCCGAAGAATTCTTTCATTGCGAGGAACAAGGGTGGtggaggagggggaggaggcGGAAGTGGCTCTCATCAAGGCAGGCATTGGTGA